A stretch of the Geovibrio thiophilus genome encodes the following:
- the infC gene encoding translation initiation factor IF-3: protein MNEEITSSEVRLILDDGSQRGVVPIKEALALAAEAGLDLVEVSASATPPVCRVMDFSKYKFEKNKKDREARKKQRQNQIETKEIKFRPKIEDHDYQTKLRHIRRFLEEGDKVKLVIRFRGREMMFQDSGTELLNRVTQDVTGLGVVEKTPEMQGRQQVMIISPVNN from the coding sequence ATGAACGAAGAAATAACCTCTTCTGAAGTAAGGTTAATACTTGATGACGGCAGTCAAAGAGGAGTGGTACCGATAAAGGAGGCTCTGGCGTTGGCCGCCGAAGCCGGACTTGATCTCGTCGAGGTATCAGCAAGCGCGACACCTCCCGTTTGCCGTGTAATGGACTTCAGCAAATACAAATTTGAGAAGAACAAGAAAGATCGTGAAGCACGTAAAAAACAGCGTCAGAATCAGATCGAAACCAAGGAGATAAAGTTCCGTCCGAAGATTGAAGATCATGACTACCAGACGAAGCTGAGGCACATAAGGCGTTTCCTCGAAGAAGGGGATAAGGTCAAGCTTGTGATCCGTTTCAGAGGCAGGGAAATGATGTTTCAGGACAGCGGCACGGAGCTTTTGAATAGAGTGACGCAGGACGTCACAGGCTTAGGAGTCGTTGAGAAGACACCTGAGATGCAGGGTCGTCAGCAGGTGATGATTATCTCGCCTGTTAACAACTAA
- a CDS encoding enoyl-CoA hydratase/isomerase family protein: MANSEIITEKNNHKGYITLNRTSENNAFSIEFALLLNQALKDFDKDDDVRVVIIRNNGKHFSVGIDLKVLESVDDEKLFEFIALMDMHNHTIANMKKPVISSVKGYCVANGAGLSFACDLTVAAQSAVFGTTAVNVGLICTGPGIPLTKNIGRKKAMEMVLLGERFTAQEMYEMGLVNRVVPDEELEGKTEEIADAIAAKSPLAVSAGKRGISGSYDMGYHAAVDNGTKVFAELCATEDAAEGIRAFLEKRKAEWKLR, encoded by the coding sequence ATGGCGAATTCTGAGATTATCACCGAAAAAAACAATCACAAGGGCTACATCACCCTGAACCGCACTTCGGAGAACAATGCGTTCAGCATTGAGTTTGCTTTACTTCTGAATCAGGCGCTCAAGGATTTTGATAAGGACGATGATGTCCGTGTCGTTATCATACGCAATAACGGGAAGCATTTTTCAGTGGGTATTGATCTGAAAGTTCTGGAGAGCGTTGACGATGAAAAGCTTTTTGAATTCATTGCCCTTATGGATATGCACAACCACACCATAGCAAATATGAAGAAGCCTGTAATCTCCTCTGTAAAGGGTTACTGCGTGGCAAACGGCGCAGGGCTTAGCTTTGCCTGTGATCTGACTGTAGCTGCGCAGTCTGCCGTCTTCGGCACAACGGCTGTTAATGTAGGGCTTATCTGCACCGGTCCGGGCATTCCTCTGACAAAAAACATCGGCAGAAAGAAGGCAATGGAGATGGTGCTTCTGGGCGAAAGGTTTACTGCGCAGGAAATGTATGAGATGGGGCTTGTTAACCGGGTTGTGCCGGATGAGGAACTGGAAGGAAAAACTGAGGAAATAGCCGATGCCATAGCTGCAAAAAGCCCCCTTGCCGTTTCTGCGGGAAAAAGAGGAATCAGCGGTTCTTACGATATGGGTTATCATGCGGCGGTTGATAACGGAACAAAGGTTTTTGCGGAACTTTGCGCCACTGAGGACGCTGCGGAAGGGATAAGAGCATTTCTTGAAAAAAGAAAAGCCGAGTGGA
- the rplT gene encoding 50S ribosomal protein L20 has translation MPRAKGGVKARKRHKKWLEVSKGFQGAANNVYKKSREQGERALAEAYKGRKRRKRDFRTLWIIRIGAAVRQYGLSYSTFIGKLKEKNITLDRKSLSEMAIKSPEQFEQLVKQVNA, from the coding sequence GTGCCAAGAGCGAAAGGCGGGGTCAAAGCCCGCAAACGTCACAAAAAATGGCTTGAGGTCTCCAAAGGCTTTCAGGGCGCAGCGAACAATGTCTACAAAAAAAGCCGCGAGCAGGGCGAACGCGCTCTTGCTGAAGCTTACAAAGGCAGAAAACGCAGAAAACGCGACTTCAGAACTCTTTGGATCATAAGGATCGGAGCCGCCGTAAGACAATACGGCCTCAGCTACAGCACCTTCATAGGCAAGCTGAAAGAAAAGAACATCACCCTCGACAGGAAATCGCTTTCTGAAATGGCTATCAAAAGCCCCGAACAGTTTGAGCAGCTTGTTAAACAGGTAAACGCTTAG
- the rpmI gene encoding 50S ribosomal protein L35, with protein sequence MPKMKTHKGAAKRFKVTGSGKVKYKKGFLRHILTSKSSGRKRALRHPGILEGQDAANIKKLLPYA encoded by the coding sequence ATGCCTAAGATGAAAACCCATAAGGGCGCTGCCAAAAGATTTAAAGTTACCGGCAGTGGTAAGGTTAAGTACAAAAAAGGCTTTTTGAGGCACATCCTCACCTCAAAAAGCAGCGGAAGAAAGCGCGCATTGCGCCACCCTGGCATCCTTGAAGGACAAGACGCAGCAAATATCAAAAAACTGCTGCCGTACGCTTAA